From a single Geminocystis sp. M7585_C2015_104 genomic region:
- a CDS encoding DUF3120 domain-containing protein — MRNQSLLPQITTITLRLPLLWWWQRHLKWRILLTGGLLVSIPVFFQAPLVRILPWVSLLLTPLWGIVSFRWRKSHPLWSDLLWGFSLTWFCGSIYWGWFRYYPAIHLPLEGIALPIAIWGILRRWNLTGNYFYLGSLLGTTATDLYFYITGLIPYWRVLMVNDSNPAAPILHHCLARVQTPWGISWAIVLANLLLAVSVWGLAKRETHYFVFSGATIGTIFTDALFLLGIYFKLT, encoded by the coding sequence TTGAGAAATCAGAGTTTGTTGCCCCAAATAACCACAATAACACTTAGGCTGCCACTTTTGTGGTGGTGGCAAAGACATCTTAAGTGGAGAATATTACTGACGGGGGGATTATTGGTGTCTATCCCTGTATTTTTCCAGGCACCTTTAGTTAGAATACTACCCTGGGTGAGTCTATTACTAACCCCGCTTTGGGGGATTGTCAGTTTTAGGTGGCGTAAGAGTCATCCCCTGTGGAGTGATTTACTATGGGGTTTTAGTCTGACCTGGTTTTGTGGTTCAATTTACTGGGGATGGTTTCGTTACTATCCCGCCATTCATCTTCCTCTGGAAGGCATCGCCCTACCTATTGCCATTTGGGGGATTCTTCGCCGCTGGAATCTCACTGGTAATTATTTCTATCTTGGCTCATTGTTGGGCACTACTGCCACTGATTTATACTTCTACATCACTGGTTTAATCCCTTATTGGCGTGTGCTGATGGTGAACGATTCCAACCCAGCGGCCCCCATTCTACACCATTGTCTGGCTCGAGTGCAAACCCCATGGGGTATTAGTTGGGCAATAGTTTTAGCCAATCTCCTTTTGGCTGTCAGTGTATGGGGGTTGGCAAAACGAGAAACCCACTACTTTGTATTTTCCGGTGCCACTATTGGCACTATTTTCACCGATGCTCTTTTTCTCCTAGGTATTTATTTCAAATTGACATAA
- a CDS encoding phosphoribosyltransferase yields MRHNNKELICGWDEYWQYCNIVTGQILSSNKQYSQIICILRGGFYLGDYISRRLKIPISAMVVQSYNQNNQQENIQVGSLSYITPPKGKILLVDDLLDTGVTMKVIKGKLEEEWDVEVDTAVIWQKYHSQFKATYFYSLAPSDRWIVQPFERQ; encoded by the coding sequence ATGAGACACAATAATAAAGAGTTAATTTGTGGTTGGGATGAGTACTGGCAATATTGTAATATTGTTACCGGACAAATCCTATCTAGTAACAAACAATACTCCCAGATAATATGTATCCTTAGAGGGGGGTTTTATCTAGGAGACTATATCTCCCGTCGCTTGAAAATACCTATCTCGGCCATGGTGGTACAAAGTTATAATCAAAACAACCAACAGGAGAATATTCAAGTAGGCAGTCTATCCTATATTACTCCCCCTAAGGGCAAAATACTCCTAGTAGACGACCTGTTGGATACTGGAGTTACAATGAAAGTTATTAAGGGAAAGCTGGAAGAGGAATGGGATGTAGAAGTAGACACAGCTGTTATCTGGCAAAAATATCATAGCCAGTTTAAGGCAACTTATTTCTATTCTCTAGCACCAAGTGACCGTTGGATAGTACAACCATTTGAAAGACAGTAA
- a CDS encoding UPF0182 family protein, translated as MFIKKRLIFFLAILPLTLWLFIFLVVNILWYQEVGYLNTFLKILISRRILEITAFLISFAFLWSNLKLALRLREEYPKELPQSPEIKLYLLLPLGLFFSVIIILVIYFFTEFLLTIYRNNLFLPNFSTSSIPFQLKIIEDILDNFPTQITSILSLFLVGIFIILKTEIALELVSIFISVLIAIIVSRYWERFLQFFNSIAYGEKDPIFGLDISFYLFKVPVLQIIYIWVLVLNILTISKVVLLYLLSNDSISEGRFRGFSRSQLRHIYGLVSLLMFILSGGHWLNRYLLLFSSEGVVYGAGYTDIHVNLPRETLASIYTFIVGIWLSYKAIDKGENTTYYSLRKKKKGKGVISFSPLPFLVYAVLYSLGLFLAFLVQKTIVQPDELSLEKPYITNNIKATRAAFNLDKIEVRIFEPQGKLTLEDIKKNHLTIDNIRLWDTRPILQANRQLQQIRPYYVFAGADIDRYTIKNDNQVPENTQVIVAARELDTKLLPSQAQTWVNQHLVYTHGYGLTMSPVNRVAEGGLPYYFIKDIGTVEDPGALHFTSENIRRSLPPFNPRIYYGEATNDYVLVKTKVKEFDFPSGEGNAYYTYDGKGGIEIGNFWRRLVFSLYLRDWRLLLTPNLTPQTRILFRRSLTERLKAIAPFLYYDRDPYLVVAQKNPGDSNNLYWIIDGYTISAYYPYSDGGDNKFNYIRNSVKVVINAENGETNFYISDEEDPIIRVWQKIFPQLFKPLASMPDSLRRHLRYPTDYFNTQSERLLTYHVTDPQVFYNREDQWQIPEESYGNEPLAIEPYYLIMKLPIGKEEEFILLHPYTPISRANLIAWLAARSDGDYYGKLLLYQFPKERLVYGPNQIEALINQDPVISGQISLWNRQGAKAIQGHLLIIPIEQSLLYVEPVYLEADRNSVPTLARVIVAYDNQIVMASSLQKALDIIFGGGVTDESTIIRPFGDIPQ; from the coding sequence ATGTTTATTAAAAAAAGACTAATTTTTTTCCTGGCAATACTTCCCCTCACTCTCTGGCTTTTCATTTTCCTAGTTGTCAATATCCTTTGGTATCAAGAAGTAGGTTATTTAAACACCTTTTTGAAGATACTTATTAGCCGGAGAATACTAGAGATAACTGCCTTTCTTATCTCTTTTGCCTTCTTGTGGTCGAATCTCAAATTAGCCCTTCGTCTCAGGGAAGAATACCCCAAAGAGTTGCCTCAATCCCCTGAAATAAAACTATATCTTCTTCTTCCCCTTGGACTTTTCTTTTCTGTTATCATTATCTTGGTTATTTACTTCTTTACTGAATTCTTACTGACCATTTATAGGAATAATCTTTTTCTGCCCAATTTTAGCACTTCATCTATCCCCTTCCAGTTGAAGATTATTGAGGATATACTTGATAACTTTCCCACTCAAATTACTTCGATACTTTCCCTGTTTTTAGTCGGTATTTTCATTATACTAAAAACGGAAATTGCCCTTGAATTGGTAAGCATATTTATAAGCGTTTTAATAGCTATAATAGTCTCCCGCTATTGGGAGAGGTTCCTGCAATTCTTTAATAGTATAGCTTATGGGGAAAAGGATCCCATATTCGGCCTAGACATCAGCTTTTACCTGTTTAAAGTGCCTGTATTACAGATAATTTATATTTGGGTTTTGGTTCTAAACATACTGACAATATCAAAGGTAGTGCTGTTATATCTCTTATCAAACGACAGTATTTCTGAGGGAAGATTTAGGGGTTTTTCCCGCAGCCAACTCCGTCATATTTATGGCTTAGTGTCCCTTTTAATGTTTATATTGTCGGGAGGACATTGGCTCAACCGCTACTTACTTTTATTCTCGTCGGAAGGGGTGGTGTATGGTGCGGGATATACTGACATTCATGTAAATTTACCAAGGGAGACTCTTGCCAGCATCTACACTTTTATTGTGGGGATATGGCTATCATATAAGGCAATAGATAAAGGAGAAAACACCACCTATTATTCCCTGAGAAAAAAGAAAAAAGGTAAGGGAGTTATCTCTTTTTCCCCACTTCCCTTTCTGGTTTATGCAGTGTTATACTCCCTGGGACTATTTTTAGCATTTTTGGTGCAGAAAACCATCGTACAACCAGACGAATTGTCACTGGAGAAACCCTACATCACTAATAATATTAAGGCAACAAGGGCCGCATTTAATTTAGACAAAATAGAAGTGCGAATTTTTGAGCCCCAGGGAAAACTAACACTAGAAGACATCAAGAAAAACCACCTAACCATTGATAACATCCGCCTGTGGGATACTCGTCCTATTCTACAGGCTAACCGCCAATTACAACAAATTCGCCCCTATTATGTATTCGCTGGTGCTGACATCGACCGCTACACCATCAAAAATGATAACCAAGTACCAGAAAATACACAAGTAATCGTAGCCGCAAGGGAGTTGGACACAAAACTATTACCATCACAGGCGCAAACCTGGGTAAACCAACACCTAGTTTACACCCATGGTTATGGTTTAACCATGTCACCGGTAAACCGAGTGGCAGAGGGAGGGTTGCCCTATTATTTTATCAAAGACATTGGCACGGTAGAGGACCCAGGTGCTTTACATTTTACCAGTGAAAATATCCGTCGAAGTCTCCCTCCCTTCAACCCTCGTATTTACTACGGGGAGGCGACTAATGACTACGTGTTGGTGAAAACAAAAGTCAAGGAATTTGATTTCCCTAGTGGAGAAGGCAATGCCTATTACACCTATGACGGCAAGGGAGGTATTGAGATAGGTAATTTTTGGCGTCGTTTAGTGTTTTCCCTCTATCTAAGGGATTGGCGTTTACTTCTCACCCCTAACCTCACTCCTCAAACCCGCATCCTATTCCGTCGCAGTCTTACAGAAAGGCTCAAGGCTATCGCCCCCTTTTTATACTATGATAGGGATCCCTACTTGGTAGTAGCCCAAAAAAATCCCGGTGACAGCAATAACCTCTACTGGATAATAGACGGTTATACCATTTCTGCCTATTACCCCTATTCCGACGGCGGTGACAACAAATTCAATTATATTCGCAACTCTGTGAAGGTGGTCATCAACGCCGAGAATGGGGAAACTAATTTTTATATCAGCGATGAGGAAGATCCTATTATCAGAGTATGGCAGAAAATCTTCCCCCAATTGTTCAAACCTCTTGCCTCAATGCCTGACAGTCTTAGACGGCATCTTCGTTATCCCACTGACTATTTCAACACTCAATCAGAAAGACTACTCACCTATCATGTGACTGACCCTCAGGTATTTTACAACAGAGAGGACCAGTGGCAAATACCAGAAGAAAGTTACGGCAATGAGCCATTAGCCATAGAACCATACTATCTTATCATGAAACTACCTATAGGTAAAGAAGAGGAATTTATCCTCCTACACCCCTATACTCCCATTTCCCGTGCCAATCTTATTGCTTGGTTAGCGGCTCGTTCCGATGGCGACTATTATGGTAAACTACTATTGTACCAGTTCCCTAAAGAAAGACTGGTCTATGGCCCTAATCAGATAGAGGCTTTAATTAATCAAGATCCAGTCATTTCTGGACAAATATCCCTTTGGAATCGTCAAGGGGCAAAAGCTATACAAGGTCATCTTCTTATTATACCCATCGAACAGTCCCTCTTGTATGTGGAGCCCGTATATCTGGAAGCTGACAGAAATAGTGTACCAACCCTGGCGAGAGTAATTGTCGCTTATGACAACCAGATAGTAATGGCAAGCAGCCTTCAGAAGGCTTTAGACATAATCTTTGGCGGCGGCGTGACAGACGAATCCACCATCATTCGCCCGTTTGGAGATATACCCCAGTAG
- a CDS encoding DNA double-strand break repair nuclease NurA, with protein MLNLGKIAKEIPAIREEIQKEIWRSHQRLGEAFFLLQEAAKKQDTFIAYQQQWQNGLIFTAATPVEAIDTKVEIIPASMPHSVFSTDGSQIAPSHHEVAYCYLINIGRVMLHYHQNLHPLLDSIPQVYYKSEELQESRQWGIRTEEWLVYKRNIAEAQILSEMACKWVKRHAETPKLAIMDGSLIYWYLENLPSLAREEVLNPILAAWRQLEENNIPLVGYVSASRSSEAINFLRFPACPYAQPDCLSYCAEEEEETPCQKIEPLRDVTFWKHILPPRHRSAIFRSNSRILDYYGPSQQIYFCYLNVGSEIARIEFPAWVAGNFPLLQQALSITLTQVDKGFGYPVILAEAHNMAVVKGSDRTRFFALLQEEMIKAGLTNVAPSYKEMRKRTTIV; from the coding sequence ATGTTGAACCTGGGAAAAATAGCGAAAGAAATACCCGCAATTCGGGAAGAAATCCAAAAGGAAATATGGAGGAGTCATCAGAGACTGGGAGAAGCCTTTTTCCTCCTACAAGAGGCGGCAAAAAAACAAGATACCTTCATAGCTTATCAGCAACAATGGCAAAATGGCCTCATATTCACAGCAGCCACACCAGTAGAAGCTATCGACACCAAAGTGGAAATAATCCCAGCATCAATGCCCCATAGTGTATTTTCCACCGATGGGTCACAAATTGCACCCTCGCACCATGAGGTTGCCTATTGCTACCTGATTAATATTGGTCGTGTTATGCTACACTACCACCAAAACCTTCACCCTCTCTTAGACAGCATCCCCCAGGTGTATTATAAATCAGAAGAACTACAGGAGTCGCGGCAATGGGGAATTCGCACAGAAGAATGGCTGGTATACAAGAGAAACATTGCAGAAGCGCAGATTTTAAGTGAGATGGCCTGCAAGTGGGTAAAAAGACACGCCGAAACCCCAAAACTGGCAATAATGGACGGGTCGTTGATATACTGGTACTTAGAAAATTTACCTTCCCTTGCCCGGGAGGAAGTGTTGAATCCCATTTTAGCCGCATGGCGACAACTGGAAGAAAACAATATCCCCCTAGTAGGTTATGTGAGTGCTTCCCGAAGCAGCGAAGCCATCAACTTTCTCCGTTTTCCAGCTTGCCCCTATGCTCAACCTGATTGTCTATCATACTGTGCCGAGGAAGAAGAGGAAACCCCCTGTCAAAAGATTGAACCATTACGGGATGTAACCTTCTGGAAACACATCCTCCCGCCGCGCCATAGGAGTGCCATATTTCGCAGCAACTCTCGTATTCTTGACTATTATGGCCCTTCGCAACAGATTTACTTTTGTTATCTTAACGTAGGCTCGGAGATTGCCAGGATTGAATTTCCTGCGTGGGTAGCCGGAAACTTCCCCCTACTTCAACAAGCTTTAAGTATCACCCTCACCCAGGTAGACAAAGGTTTTGGCTATCCCGTCATTCTCGCTGAGGCCCACAACATGGCCGTAGTCAAAGGTAGCGACAGAACCCGTTTTTTTGCCCTTTTGCAGGAGGAGATGATTAAAGCCGGACTAACCAATGTCGCGCCATCCTACAAAGAGATGCGCAAACGTACCACTATAGTTTAG
- the ictB gene encoding putative bicarbonate transporter, IctB family: protein MQSADYSPVSSSPWLSWRKHSWIGKLVGILSPWREDSYLLAYSEPIATVLVCLVIIASPFAENSLVGVFLVAAGGFWLLLTLAETKNNQITAIHLWVFAYFLISVVATAFSPLKLAALVGLVKFTLYLLFFCLCARILASPRYGWWIITVYLLVALIVGAYGIRQKLIGVKPLATWNDPTSPLAEQTRVYSFLGNPNLLAGYLIPAVAFSVLALVVWKTGAQKFLAAFCLLISVSCIYYTGSRGGWLGLVATAIVFLLGFKFWWSRYLSPFWRKWLIPIALAGFLALVGMGIILSEPLRLRIFSLFAWREDSSNNFRINVWMAAIQMFKDYFWLGIGLGNKVFNQIYPLYMQTKYTALSTYCIFLEVAIETGIIGFVAFMGIIVSTVKRGIGLLQQMKPKQDLQGVWVIAALAAMAGLATQGLFDTVWYRPQVNTLWWLAVAVIARLYSYNPSSAPPQQSHVSQHL, encoded by the coding sequence ATGCAGTCTGCCGACTATTCTCCAGTCTCCTCATCTCCCTGGCTATCTTGGCGTAAACACAGTTGGATTGGGAAACTGGTAGGCATATTATCCCCCTGGCGGGAAGACAGTTATCTGCTAGCCTACAGTGAGCCCATCGCCACAGTCCTGGTATGCTTAGTAATAATTGCCTCCCCCTTTGCGGAAAACAGTTTGGTGGGAGTCTTTTTAGTGGCAGCCGGGGGGTTTTGGCTACTGCTAACCCTGGCAGAAACAAAAAACAATCAAATAACCGCCATTCATCTGTGGGTTTTTGCCTATTTTCTGATTTCCGTGGTGGCTACCGCCTTCTCTCCCCTAAAACTGGCGGCACTGGTGGGGTTAGTCAAATTCACCCTGTATCTTCTTTTTTTCTGCCTATGTGCTAGAATTTTAGCCTCTCCTCGTTATGGTTGGTGGATAATAACTGTATACCTCCTAGTAGCCCTTATTGTGGGTGCATATGGCATAAGACAAAAACTAATTGGTGTCAAACCCCTAGCTACCTGGAACGATCCTACTTCACCGTTGGCAGAACAGACAAGAGTATACAGTTTTCTGGGTAACCCCAATCTTTTAGCAGGCTATCTAATCCCTGCCGTAGCCTTTTCTGTTTTGGCTTTGGTTGTCTGGAAAACCGGCGCCCAAAAATTCCTAGCCGCCTTCTGTTTGCTGATTAGTGTCAGTTGTATATACTACACCGGTAGCCGAGGTGGCTGGCTAGGATTAGTGGCCACAGCCATTGTCTTTCTGTTAGGATTTAAATTCTGGTGGTCCCGCTACTTGTCACCTTTTTGGCGTAAATGGTTAATACCAATAGCCCTGGCTGGCTTTTTAGCCTTGGTGGGAATGGGAATAATTCTCAGTGAGCCCCTAAGACTAAGAATATTCAGTCTTTTTGCCTGGAGGGAGGATAGCAGTAATAACTTCCGGATAAACGTGTGGATGGCAGCAATACAAATGTTTAAAGACTATTTCTGGCTGGGTATAGGGTTAGGCAACAAGGTATTCAACCAAATATACCCCCTGTACATGCAGACAAAATACACTGCCCTAAGTACCTATTGTATCTTCCTAGAGGTGGCAATAGAAACGGGTATAATCGGTTTTGTTGCCTTCATGGGAATTATAGTGTCTACTGTTAAAAGAGGGATAGGGTTATTACAACAAATGAAACCCAAACAGGATTTGCAGGGGGTATGGGTAATTGCCGCCTTGGCAGCCATGGCAGGATTGGCCACCCAGGGGTTATTTGATACCGTCTGGTATCGCCCACAGGTAAATACATTATGGTGGTTAGCCGTGGCAGTCATTGCTAGATTATACTCCTATAACCCATCATCTGCCCCCCCTCAACAAAGTCATGTTAGCCAGCATTTATAG
- a CDS encoding RNA-binding protein, which produces MSVRLYLKLPKAELDKEILLKMFSDFQTPFTAKLIKERRKKECRGFGFVTVPTEEAAEEFISRYNQKPLIYNGEVYKDENGNDFLLVIERALPRKKKTKPQQASESQGETQGESSPASNNTEQTSTTETPTGAEVQKNTERTTAVEEGEKEKKAVDKPQRRKKKKSRRKSPAKIKAQKPTSVSESVQPDPRWANELAKLKEMLAAQTSN; this is translated from the coding sequence ATGTCTGTACGTCTTTATCTTAAACTACCAAAGGCGGAACTGGATAAAGAAATTCTACTTAAGATGTTCAGTGATTTTCAAACCCCCTTTACCGCCAAACTCATCAAGGAGAGAAGGAAGAAAGAATGCCGGGGATTCGGTTTCGTGACTGTGCCTACAGAGGAAGCTGCGGAGGAATTCATAAGTAGATACAACCAAAAACCTCTCATTTACAATGGGGAGGTGTATAAAGATGAGAATGGGAATGATTTTCTTTTAGTCATCGAAAGGGCATTACCCCGGAAGAAGAAAACAAAACCCCAGCAAGCCTCTGAATCTCAAGGGGAAACTCAGGGCGAGTCTTCCCCTGCTTCCAATAATACAGAGCAAACTAGTACTACAGAAACCCCCACGGGGGCTGAAGTACAGAAAAATACAGAAAGAACGACGGCGGTAGAGGAAGGGGAGAAAGAAAAGAAAGCAGTAGACAAGCCTCAGCGTCGCAAGAAGAAAAAATCCCGCAGGAAATCGCCCGCCAAAATCAAGGCGCAAAAACCCACCTCCGTCTCCGAGTCAGTTCAGCCCGACCCACGTTGGGCCAACGAGTTAGCTAAACTAAAAGAGATGTTGGCTGCTCAGACTTCCAACTAG
- a CDS encoding phosphatidate cytidylyltransferase, protein MLASIYSQTPALLIIFSYLGCLLILAELLNRHLKTDAELTRKIVHIGSGNVILLAWWLNITADIILLAALVASTIAVMSYYVPILPSVNSVGRRSLGTLFYAISIGILTLLFWREDTKLFTILGILIMSYGDGLAALIGQKWGRHPYILWGNKKSWEGSLTMFFVSMIITLLLLPLTGDGWYNYPLISATVAITATFLEIFSFIGIDNLTVPVFTSVLAYCLQQLAQPL, encoded by the coding sequence ATGTTAGCCAGCATTTATAGTCAAACCCCGGCTCTTTTGATTATATTCTCATATCTGGGCTGCCTATTAATCCTAGCAGAATTACTCAACCGTCACCTCAAGACCGATGCTGAGTTGACTCGTAAAATAGTTCATATAGGTAGTGGCAATGTTATCCTACTGGCGTGGTGGTTGAATATCACTGCTGACATTATCCTCTTGGCTGCCCTGGTGGCTAGTACAATAGCAGTAATGTCCTATTATGTGCCCATCCTACCCAGTGTTAACAGCGTCGGCAGGAGGAGTTTAGGCACCTTGTTTTATGCCATCAGTATAGGTATTCTTACTCTTTTGTTTTGGCGAGAAGACACTAAACTGTTTACTATCCTAGGCATCCTAATTATGAGTTATGGTGACGGCTTAGCGGCTTTAATTGGCCAAAAATGGGGTAGACATCCTTATATACTCTGGGGGAATAAGAAAAGCTGGGAGGGATCTTTGACCATGTTTTTTGTTAGCATGATTATCACCCTCCTCCTTCTCCCCCTCACCGGCGATGGTTGGTACAACTATCCCCTCATCTCTGCCACGGTGGCTATAACGGCTACCTTTTTGGAAATTTTCTCCTTCATAGGTATTGACAATTTAACCGTGCCTGTTTTTACCAGTGTCCTTGCCTATTGTCTTCAGCAACTTGCTCAACCCCTGTAA
- a CDS encoding HDIG domain-containing protein, with the protein MNIGFIGNAFERWQRMFHPQNSGSGKKSSKNGKNGDVEDNEGGWRWLNKVQSPIMIIVSVSALTSITSYRFYNQPELAVGTTSPVTIISPRDGTFVDHKTTEELRRKIKQGILPVLSRDYEVTASLQRELENTLEQIENLRRRGQALNGISLTSVVELYSMPEDRWHFLKEKLLSPSKTPPAGEKDRALSELWQYSNRVDAKTLQAFIASLELARRDYESLRKLKQSNSMPWSREEINSLLTLDEASWQQLKQGVLKIQRLMLLQGIPTGLPDYIKRDAILLHLENSHPTTQQLAIKLLLPHLTPNLTIDREKTISRAEKAAEEVETVVVSVRKGDIIVAAGEKITQTDFVILDNLGLSRRGVNWHGITVSSLLVSASVIVFGAVTAKIQKKLRRRDQILFLLLSLCVLSSSIFDAQYNPLPAVGFLSSTFYGTTLALTQVSLITGLTLFQTEASQWPYLVSSFAGAVVASIVASRLYSREELALLGVGVGTTQGTVHFIISLVQGASGGPIWYTLLPISSWHGLVGLAYTIVALGVSPYLERFFDLITPIRLAELSNPNRPLLKRLAIEAPGTFQHTLFVASLAEAAARRLHCNVELVRAGTLYHDIGKMHDPLAFIENQMGGVNKHDIINDPWKSAEIIKKHVTEGLIMAKKAGLPKAIRDFIPEHQGTLLISYFYYQAKNLQKENPDLIVDEADFRYDGPIPQSRETAIVMLADSCEAALRSLKNATPEQARTMIHKIFQARWRDHQLDDSGIKYEELPVIAEVFVEVWQQFNHQRIPYPPAILEAQSSPKSTAHISS; encoded by the coding sequence ATGAACATAGGGTTTATTGGTAATGCCTTTGAGAGGTGGCAGAGAATGTTTCATCCCCAAAACAGTGGTAGTGGAAAAAAAAGTAGCAAAAATGGAAAGAATGGCGATGTAGAAGACAATGAGGGGGGGTGGCGTTGGCTAAATAAAGTACAATCTCCCATAATGATTATCGTTTCCGTTTCCGCCCTCACCTCTATTACTAGTTATCGCTTTTATAACCAACCAGAATTGGCAGTTGGCACTACCTCCCCTGTTACCATCATCTCCCCTAGAGATGGCACTTTTGTAGATCATAAAACCACAGAAGAACTTAGAAGAAAAATTAAACAGGGCATTCTGCCTGTACTGAGTAGAGACTACGAGGTAACGGCAAGTCTGCAAAGGGAGTTGGAAAATACTCTTGAGCAAATAGAAAATCTCCGCAGACGTGGGCAAGCTTTAAATGGTATTTCTCTCACCTCTGTGGTCGAATTGTACAGCATGCCGGAGGATAGGTGGCACTTTCTAAAAGAAAAACTGTTATCCCCATCAAAAACCCCGCCGGCAGGAGAAAAAGATAGGGCCCTATCAGAGTTGTGGCAGTATAGCAACAGGGTGGATGCCAAAACTCTTCAGGCTTTTATTGCTAGTCTGGAGTTGGCAAGAAGAGATTATGAATCCCTTCGCAAACTGAAGCAATCTAACAGTATGCCTTGGAGTAGGGAGGAAATAAATTCCCTGCTAACCCTGGATGAGGCGAGTTGGCAACAACTAAAACAGGGGGTTTTGAAAATACAACGATTGATGTTACTCCAAGGAATCCCCACGGGTTTGCCAGACTACATCAAACGAGATGCTATCCTCCTGCATTTAGAAAATTCCCACCCCACCACTCAACAGTTGGCGATTAAATTGCTTCTGCCCCACCTGACTCCTAATTTAACCATAGACAGGGAAAAAACAATATCGAGGGCAGAAAAAGCGGCAGAAGAAGTGGAAACGGTGGTGGTGTCTGTCAGAAAAGGAGACATAATCGTAGCCGCCGGTGAGAAAATCACCCAGACAGACTTTGTCATCCTCGACAATTTGGGATTGAGTCGTAGGGGGGTTAACTGGCATGGGATTACTGTTAGCAGTCTCCTCGTTTCTGCCTCTGTCATCGTTTTCGGTGCTGTTACCGCAAAAATACAAAAGAAACTACGGCGTAGGGACCAGATTTTATTTTTGTTGTTAAGCCTTTGTGTCTTATCCAGTTCCATTTTTGATGCCCAATACAACCCCCTCCCAGCAGTAGGCTTTTTGAGTAGCACCTTCTATGGCACTACTCTAGCCTTAACCCAGGTTAGCCTCATTACAGGATTAACCCTTTTCCAAACAGAAGCCTCCCAATGGCCATATTTGGTATCCTCCTTCGCTGGTGCAGTAGTAGCTAGCATCGTAGCCAGTCGTCTCTATTCCCGGGAAGAATTGGCCCTCTTGGGAGTGGGAGTGGGCACAACCCAGGGCACGGTCCATTTTATCATATCCCTCGTCCAAGGAGCTTCTGGCGGCCCCATCTGGTATACCCTTTTACCCATCTCCTCCTGGCATGGCCTGGTAGGTCTTGCCTACACTATTGTAGCTCTTGGTGTTTCACCTTATCTGGAACGCTTTTTTGACTTAATCACACCCATCAGACTGGCAGAATTGTCCAATCCCAATCGCCCCCTTTTAAAAAGACTGGCCATAGAAGCCCCGGGTACTTTCCAGCATACCCTATTTGTAGCAAGTCTAGCAGAGGCCGCCGCCCGTCGTCTCCACTGTAATGTTGAATTGGTAAGAGCCGGCACCCTTTATCATGATATAGGAAAAATGCATGATCCTCTTGCCTTTATCGAAAATCAGATGGGAGGTGTTAACAAACACGATATTATAAATGACCCTTGGAAAAGTGCAGAAATCATCAAAAAACATGTAACTGAAGGCCTGATAATGGCCAAAAAAGCTGGCCTCCCCAAGGCTATAAGAGATTTTATTCCAGAACATCAGGGCACTCTTCTTATTTCTTATTTCTATTACCAAGCTAAAAATCTTCAAAAGGAAAACCCCGATTTAATTGTAGATGAAGCCGATTTCCGTTATGATGGCCCTATTCCCCAATCCAGAGAAACTGCCATAGTTATGTTAGCCGACAGTTGTGAAGCAGCTCTTCGCTCCCTCAAAAATGCTACACCTGAACAGGCTAGGACAATGATACATAAAATATTTCAGGCTCGTTGGCGCGATCATCAGTTAGATGACAGCGGTATTAAATATGAAGAATTACCTGTAATTGCCGAGGTTTTCGTCGAAGTCTGGCAACAATTCAACCATCAAAGAATTCCCTATCCGCCAGCCATATTAGAAGCACAATCCTCCCCAAAATCCACCGCCCATATTTCTTCCTAA
- a CDS encoding STAS domain-containing protein — protein sequence MSLRGTREIKNNCQIFHLLGQLDAFSEPTFQRVILGYINEKANKIVLDLSQIDFIDSSGLGALVRIAKQVESVKGKMAIVSNARVTQTVKMVRLEKFLKLYNSLDEALKGIE from the coding sequence GTGAGTCTGAGGGGGACTCGCGAAATCAAGAATAATTGTCAAATCTTCCACCTGTTGGGGCAATTAGACGCTTTTTCTGAGCCCACTTTCCAAAGGGTTATTTTGGGATACATCAACGAAAAGGCCAACAAAATTGTCTTGGATTTGTCCCAGATTGATTTCATAGATAGCTCAGGTTTGGGCGCCCTAGTGCGCATTGCCAAACAGGTAGAAAGTGTAAAAGGGAAAATGGCAATTGTGTCTAATGCCAGGGTGACACAAACCGTAAAAATGGTAAGACTAGAAAAGTTCTTAAAACTATATAATTCTCTTGACGAGGCTTTGAAAGGGATTGAATGA